The Bdellovibrionota bacterium genome has a segment encoding these proteins:
- a CDS encoding glycosyltransferase family 39 protein gives MAAQTFDSRMERRRILLCWFVPLLLYLSNLDGTWIQDDHYHVEQNPYIRSAKHIPRILTTTVWQSTSEETTRSDIYRPVLMMSWMADQFLFGLRPWGFHLINNVFHAVNCVLLYALLRTFLGSSSSLLGGLLFAVHPLGVEAVSWIGGRQDLLLALLALCNIHALLKWLKSPSPIWIGLYALTLPLGLFSKESFVLVPIAGIAALLISSGDRRETAARLKSPCAVLIGVFIGCFLWRNEIVRRSFFELLSPELFGNALALAKRFLLLLFVPADSDFLFPYRARSFAWMSAALPFALITALIASLMFAIRKNTAAVLGILFLLAPLVPAALVLDLVGTIAERYFYLPMVGIALLFAASIEGLEKRVSVPRLGAWIGCLLLVLSLVTVARNREWRDEETLYRSSIQRDPSNEAPYFLLAWHYHRSGSFSQEIEAYRDGLQRNPRHFSMLNNLAVRLTERGEFVEAKELLKRAYGLYPRVARVSYNVGYFYERTGEVKNARKWYGQAIQLDPTYEIPKIALRRLGTSSTP, from the coding sequence TTGGCGGCTCAAACATTCGATTCGCGGATGGAACGGCGGCGGATTCTGCTCTGCTGGTTCGTCCCGCTCCTCCTCTACCTCAGCAACTTGGACGGCACATGGATTCAGGACGACCACTATCATGTGGAACAGAATCCCTACATTCGTTCCGCAAAACATATCCCGCGAATTTTGACGACAACCGTCTGGCAATCCACCTCCGAGGAAACGACCCGGTCGGATATCTACCGCCCGGTGTTGATGATGTCGTGGATGGCGGATCAATTCCTTTTCGGGCTTCGGCCGTGGGGCTTTCACCTCATCAATAACGTGTTTCATGCGGTGAATTGCGTACTCCTGTATGCGTTACTCCGAACGTTTCTGGGTTCATCAAGTTCTCTCCTGGGCGGCTTGCTCTTTGCCGTCCATCCGTTGGGAGTCGAGGCGGTGAGTTGGATCGGCGGCCGCCAGGATCTCCTCCTGGCTCTCTTGGCATTGTGCAATATTCATGCGCTCCTGAAATGGTTGAAATCTCCTTCTCCGATTTGGATCGGGCTCTACGCGCTCACCCTCCCGCTCGGACTTTTTTCAAAGGAGAGTTTCGTTCTCGTCCCCATTGCGGGAATCGCCGCGCTTCTGATTTCCTCCGGCGATCGGCGCGAAACGGCCGCTCGGTTGAAGAGTCCGTGCGCCGTATTGATCGGCGTTTTCATCGGGTGTTTCCTTTGGCGAAACGAAATTGTTCGTCGCTCTTTCTTTGAATTGTTATCGCCGGAGTTGTTCGGAAATGCTCTCGCTCTTGCAAAACGTTTCTTGTTACTCTTGTTCGTTCCGGCGGATTCGGATTTCCTGTTCCCCTATCGGGCGCGCTCCTTCGCTTGGATGTCGGCGGCCCTACCGTTTGCTCTGATAACGGCCCTTATCGCGAGTCTTATGTTTGCGATCCGAAAAAACACCGCCGCTGTTCTCGGCATTCTTTTCCTGTTGGCTCCGCTTGTGCCAGCAGCGCTTGTACTGGACCTGGTGGGAACGATCGCGGAGAGATACTTTTATCTCCCGATGGTTGGGATCGCTTTGCTGTTTGCCGCGTCGATCGAGGGTTTGGAAAAGCGGGTCTCGGTTCCACGATTGGGGGCCTGGATCGGGTGTCTGCTTCTCGTACTTTCCTTGGTCACGGTGGCGAGAAACCGGGAGTGGCGAGACGAAGAGACACTTTACCGGAGTTCCATCCAGCGGGACCCGTCGAATGAAGCGCCCTATTTTCTTTTGGCATGGCACTATCACCGAAGCGGAAGTTTTTCCCAAGAGATCGAAGCTTATCGGGATGGATTGCAGAGGAATCCCCGCCACTTCTCCATGCTGAATAACCTTGCCGTTCGTTTGACGGAGCGGGGGGAATTTGTCGAAGCGAAGGAGCTTTTAAAGCGCGCCTACGGTCTCTATCCCCGTGTGGCCCGGGTTTCCTACAATGTGGGTTATTTTTATGAACGAACCGGCGAGGTAAAGAACGCGCGAAAATGGTACGGCCAAGCGATCCAACTTGATCCCACGTACGAAATTCCCAAAATCGCCCTCCGTCGCCTCGGTACATCCTCTACTCCATAA
- a CDS encoding Ppx/GppA phosphatase family protein, translated as MGSAEQVIYKSRKIATLDLGTNSLLMLIAERDEEGRVTVIADESAMPRLGEGLRATKRLGDHIIERACRSIREFVLQAKELGVEEILITATSAVREAENSSALLTRIQEEAGIDIEVLPPNEEARLTYLSVTTEPGGDARSMVVDIGGGSTEVTWGIGHRFDGGRSLDVGTIKVLEGHLKSDPPSEAELDAARAEIDQRLSRVTPLGTLDHYYGTAGTFTHLASVDLQLKEYHPDKIAGHKLDQKTVNRWVDTLSRMTAKERLSLPGLDPRRADVILSGSLIIERLYPKFGNDVFEVYDRGIRFGKLFEKLRNFVPPVRFS; from the coding sequence GTGGGGTCCGCTGAACAAGTGATTTACAAGAGTCGTAAGATCGCCACGCTCGATCTCGGTACGAATTCCCTTTTAATGCTGATCGCCGAACGGGACGAGGAGGGCCGAGTCACCGTAATCGCCGACGAGAGTGCGATGCCGCGATTGGGCGAGGGTCTTCGTGCTACGAAGCGGCTGGGAGATCACATCATTGAACGCGCTTGTCGTTCGATTCGGGAATTCGTCCTACAAGCAAAGGAGCTCGGGGTGGAGGAAATTCTTATCACGGCGACGAGTGCGGTGCGGGAGGCCGAAAACAGTTCGGCTCTTCTTACCCGTATTCAGGAAGAGGCCGGAATCGACATCGAAGTCCTTCCTCCCAACGAAGAGGCGCGGCTGACCTATCTCTCGGTGACCACCGAACCGGGAGGCGACGCCCGCTCGATGGTGGTGGACATCGGCGGTGGATCCACCGAAGTGACGTGGGGAATCGGACACCGATTCGACGGCGGCCGCAGCCTGGATGTCGGCACGATCAAGGTGCTGGAGGGACATCTCAAATCGGATCCGCCCTCGGAAGCGGAACTCGACGCCGCCCGAGCGGAAATCGACCAGCGGCTGTCGCGCGTGACCCCTTTGGGAACGCTGGATCATTATTACGGAACGGCGGGCACATTTACCCACCTGGCTTCGGTTGATTTGCAATTGAAAGAATATCATCCCGACAAAATCGCCGGTCACAAACTCGATCAAAAAACGGTGAATCGCTGGGTGGATACGCTCTCACGGATGACGGCGAAGGAACGACTTTCGCTCCCCGGCCTGGATCCGCGCCGCGCGGATGTCATCCTCTCCGGTTCGCTGATCATTGAACGGCTCTACCCGAAATTCGGAAACGACGTTTTTGAAGTGTACGACCGAGGCATTCGGTTTGGAAAGCTCTTCGAAAAGTTGCGGAATTTCGTTCCCCCGGTTCGGTTCTCGTAA
- the tolB gene encoding Tol-Pal system beta propeller repeat protein TolB gives MRRGSVFAGFFVLLGLLPSPASAKIYIDITQVSDRSFPIAIVPPVRVRGDEDPNLMGEQFARKLRDDLELMGLFRFIEKGAFLEDPNKKGFAVPDIDFASWTVLDVLALTKGWYRVEGKRLTIELHLFDVLLRQELTAKRYEGTVSDVPKIAHKFANEIMRVLAGEEGVFDTRIAFIGKRAGHKELYAMDFNGDNLEQLTDDRSIVLSPAWDKDGRSIYYTSFKGGKTPQLWKYDLRRKDTSRVASMQGMVIGLSLSPVENILATTLTKDGNSEIYLLEMDGRTRDRLTNNREIDVSASFSPDGRTLVFVSTRDGSPQIYKMDRNGQNAQRLTYKGANNTTPVWSPRGDKILFAGMDTDGQVDVFSMNIDGSGMVRLTYDSRNNEEPSWSPNGQLITFTSNRKGSYQIYVMRPDGSKQIQLTNGSFDHLMPKWGPLNK, from the coding sequence ATGAGACGCGGGTCGGTTTTCGCGGGTTTCTTTGTGCTTTTGGGGCTGCTCCCCTCTCCCGCCTCGGCCAAAATCTATATCGACATTACGCAAGTATCCGATCGGTCCTTTCCCATCGCCATCGTCCCCCCCGTTCGGGTTCGTGGCGACGAGGATCCGAACCTCATGGGTGAACAGTTCGCCCGAAAACTGCGGGACGATTTGGAATTGATGGGACTGTTTCGATTCATCGAGAAGGGAGCTTTTCTCGAGGATCCGAACAAGAAAGGATTTGCCGTCCCCGACATCGATTTTGCCAGCTGGACGGTTTTGGATGTTCTGGCTCTGACGAAAGGGTGGTATCGCGTGGAAGGCAAACGCCTCACGATCGAGCTGCACCTCTTCGATGTCTTGCTCCGGCAGGAACTGACGGCCAAGCGTTATGAAGGAACCGTTTCCGACGTCCCCAAGATCGCGCACAAATTCGCGAACGAAATCATGCGCGTGCTCGCCGGAGAGGAGGGGGTGTTTGATACCCGAATCGCCTTTATCGGAAAGCGAGCCGGACACAAAGAACTCTACGCCATGGACTTCAACGGCGACAATTTGGAACAGCTCACGGATGATCGATCGATCGTGCTTTCCCCCGCGTGGGATAAAGACGGGCGTTCGATTTACTACACTTCGTTCAAAGGCGGTAAAACTCCGCAACTTTGGAAGTACGATCTTCGACGAAAAGACACGTCGCGCGTGGCTTCCATGCAGGGAATGGTGATCGGCCTTTCCCTCTCCCCCGTCGAAAACATTTTGGCCACCACACTTACCAAGGACGGGAATTCCGAGATTTATTTGCTGGAGATGGACGGCCGAACCCGGGATCGACTGACGAACAACCGGGAAATCGACGTCAGCGCCTCGTTCTCGCCCGACGGAAGGACCCTCGTATTTGTCTCGACACGGGATGGATCGCCTCAGATCTACAAAATGGATCGAAACGGCCAAAACGCCCAGCGGCTGACGTATAAAGGAGCCAACAACACGACGCCGGTCTGGTCCCCGCGCGGAGACAAAATCCTCTTCGCCGGAATGGACACCGACGGACAGGTAGATGTTTTTTCAATGAACATCGACGGTTCCGGCATGGTCCGTCTGACGTACGACTCGCGCAACAACGAGGAACCCTCCTGGTCGCCCAACGGCCAGCTGATCACCTTCACGTCCAATCGAAAGGGATCGTATCAAATCTATGTGATGCGCCCGGACGGATCGAAACAGATCCAACTGACGAACGGAAGTTTCGACCACCTCATGCCGAAGTGGGGTCCGCTGAACAAGTGA
- the tolA gene encoding cell envelope integrity protein TolA has protein sequence MNAFEDTEFKRMVAVSTAAHLVALGLTLMTTTLASRRYLDAAIPGPMNVMWATTVKMPKATAPNKLPGPIVPPDVPAPVKPAEAKVVMPEDKAKVDRAAAKEKAAADEEENARRKAMEEALASVRREPETRPGPRADNFPSAGKGAAEGLPAGPGGVGGILGGNPIFGGYKRQVQQAITNNFVWIQRRDDARNRLRAEISFRIDAGGNILESAVSTTSGNPAFDSAALRAIRKSSPLPLPPQELAEDVMREQFVIIFVPEMK, from the coding sequence ATGAACGCATTTGAAGACACAGAATTCAAGAGGATGGTCGCCGTATCCACGGCGGCGCACTTGGTGGCATTGGGGCTCACGCTGATGACAACGACGCTTGCTTCGCGCCGATATCTGGACGCCGCAATCCCGGGTCCCATGAACGTCATGTGGGCCACCACGGTCAAGATGCCCAAGGCCACGGCCCCCAATAAACTGCCCGGACCGATCGTGCCGCCCGACGTTCCCGCGCCCGTAAAACCGGCCGAGGCCAAGGTGGTGATGCCCGAAGACAAGGCCAAGGTCGACCGAGCCGCCGCGAAGGAAAAAGCGGCGGCCGACGAAGAAGAAAACGCCCGACGAAAGGCCATGGAGGAAGCCTTGGCTTCGGTACGTCGCGAACCCGAGACGCGCCCGGGCCCGCGGGCCGATAATTTTCCTTCCGCCGGAAAAGGCGCCGCCGAAGGGCTCCCGGCCGGACCGGGGGGTGTCGGGGGAATCTTGGGGGGAAATCCGATCTTCGGCGGATACAAAAGACAGGTTCAGCAGGCGATCACGAACAACTTTGTGTGGATTCAACGGCGGGACGACGCGAGAAACAGGCTTCGCGCGGAGATCAGTTTTCGGATCGACGCCGGCGGGAACATTCTCGAGTCGGCCGTGAGCACCACTTCCGGAAATCCGGCTTTCGATTCCGCGGCGTTGCGGGCGATCCGAAAATCTTCTCCGCTCCCTCTCCCTCCGCAAGAATTGGCGGAGGATGTCATGCGGGAACAGTTTGTCATCATCTTTGTTCCGGAGATGAAATGA
- the tolR gene encoding protein TolR — protein sequence MAISTRNDHGPLSEINVTPFVDVMLVLLVIFMVTAPLIQQQVDIDLPATSSKKSVAVTEQDVVLTIDKKQQLSIAKTKVGVQDLSVKLKEVFRNKQKKEIYLRADKTVPYGFVVKVMALVKNAGIDRMGMITDQENDGG from the coding sequence ATGGCGATTTCCACCCGTAACGACCACGGGCCGCTGTCGGAGATCAACGTCACGCCTTTCGTCGACGTCATGCTGGTGTTGCTGGTGATCTTTATGGTCACGGCGCCCTTGATTCAGCAACAAGTGGACATCGATTTGCCGGCCACCAGCTCAAAGAAATCCGTCGCCGTCACCGAGCAAGATGTGGTTCTCACGATCGACAAGAAGCAACAACTTTCGATCGCGAAAACCAAGGTGGGCGTGCAGGACCTGTCGGTCAAACTCAAAGAAGTGTTCCGGAACAAGCAGAAAAAGGAGATCTACCTCCGGGCCGATAAAACCGTGCCGTACGGCTTTGTCGTCAAAGTGATGGCGCTGGTGAAAAACGCCGGGATCGACCGGATGGGGATGATCACGGATCAGGAGAACGACGGGGGTTGA
- the tolQ gene encoding protein TolQ yields MKLNVLKLVLDAGLVVKFVLFLLIAFSIISWAIIFHKRRVLRRSRRNSEKFLEEFWNQKNMETAYRKAKEMTYCPVGAVFAAGYQELLKARESAGGAKVQLKPDEVAGILENVERSLRRTALAQQAMLEQRVTFLATTGSSAPFIGLFGTVWGIMNSFLNIGASGATNLAVVAPGISEALIATAVGLFAAIPAVIGYNYCVAHIRSLQREMDTFTNDFLNIIKRQLGAA; encoded by the coding sequence ATGAAATTGAACGTTCTCAAGCTTGTTCTCGATGCGGGCCTTGTCGTCAAGTTCGTCCTGTTCCTGCTCATCGCGTTTTCGATCATTTCCTGGGCAATTATTTTTCACAAGCGCCGCGTTTTGCGCCGTTCCCGCAGAAACTCCGAGAAATTCTTGGAAGAGTTTTGGAACCAGAAAAATATGGAAACCGCCTATCGAAAAGCGAAGGAGATGACGTATTGCCCGGTCGGCGCCGTGTTTGCGGCCGGATATCAGGAACTTTTGAAAGCGAGGGAAAGCGCCGGCGGCGCCAAAGTGCAACTCAAGCCGGACGAGGTGGCGGGAATTCTGGAGAACGTGGAGCGCTCGTTGCGGCGGACCGCGCTTGCGCAACAGGCGATGCTGGAACAACGGGTGACTTTCTTGGCCACGACGGGAAGCTCGGCGCCGTTCATCGGCCTGTTCGGGACCGTCTGGGGCATCATGAATTCCTTTCTCAATATCGGCGCCTCAGGGGCGACGAATCTCGCCGTCGTGGCGCCGGGAATTTCCGAGGCTCTGATCGCGACCGCCGTCGGCCTTTTTGCGGCCATACCCGCCGTCATCGGGTACAACTATTGTGTCGCTCACATCCGCTCGTTGCAGCGGGAGATGGACACGTTCACCAACGACTTCCTCAACATTATCAAGCGCCAGCTCGGCGCCGCATGA
- a CDS encoding GerMN domain-containing protein yields MILLLVAVLFSAAVWQLLRFGDQDSRESAPAGEPPAAVTPATEATITASIYLPARDLSRIDLFSVELPDRRADLQKWVEALFSAFSSPPSNTALPILAANTVPRHVFVDENQTLYLDMPASFAEAPPTGAEMEILTIQSIVRTLTENISGVKAVKILMEGSDRDTLWGHVDVRNPIGPRP; encoded by the coding sequence ATGATCTTATTGCTGGTGGCGGTTCTGTTCTCGGCCGCCGTTTGGCAGCTGCTCCGCTTCGGCGACCAGGATTCGCGCGAGTCTGCGCCCGCCGGAGAACCCCCTGCGGCCGTTACGCCGGCGACCGAGGCGACGATCACCGCATCCATTTATCTTCCAGCGAGAGATCTATCGAGAATCGATCTTTTTTCCGTTGAACTGCCGGACCGCAGGGCCGATCTCCAAAAGTGGGTCGAAGCTCTCTTTTCAGCCTTCTCATCTCCTCCCAGCAACACCGCTCTGCCGATTCTTGCCGCAAACACCGTCCCGCGACATGTGTTCGTGGATGAAAACCAAACGCTCTACCTCGACATGCCGGCGTCGTTCGCCGAGGCTCCGCCCACGGGGGCGGAGATGGAGATTCTGACGATCCAGTCGATCGTCCGGACGTTGACCGAAAATATTTCCGGAGTGAAAGCGGTGAAGATTCTTATGGAAGGGAGCGATCGGGACACGTTGTGGGGCCATGTGGATGTGAGGAACCCGATTGGGCCTCGTCCGTGA
- the ftsE gene encoding cell division ATP-binding protein FtsE, with translation MIQMFHVYKSYQRDTAVLTDINLKIEKGEFVCLTGSSGAGKTTLLKLIFCAERANEGQILVDGRNVVRLRRHHVAQLRRSIGVVFQDFKLISTRTVFDNVAITLQILGFRRSTIEHRVMTILRLVGLDPRARSMPIRLSGGEQQRVAIARALVNDPKILLADEPTGNLDPELTMEIMELLREINLRGTTILLATHDRRLVEHVRRREVALHEGKLIQV, from the coding sequence ATGATTCAGATGTTCCATGTCTACAAGTCGTATCAGCGGGATACGGCGGTGTTGACGGATATCAATCTCAAAATTGAAAAGGGAGAATTCGTTTGTCTGACCGGCTCGAGCGGCGCGGGGAAAACGACCCTCCTCAAGCTGATTTTTTGCGCCGAACGCGCGAACGAAGGCCAAATCCTGGTGGACGGCCGGAACGTCGTGCGCCTTCGGCGGCATCATGTCGCCCAACTTCGCCGCTCGATCGGCGTCGTCTTTCAGGATTTCAAATTGATTTCCACGCGGACGGTTTTCGACAACGTGGCGATTACGCTCCAGATCCTCGGCTTCCGCCGCTCTACGATCGAGCACCGGGTCATGACCATTCTCCGTTTGGTGGGGCTGGACCCGAGGGCGCGGAGCATGCCGATCCGCCTGTCGGGCGGGGAACAACAGCGTGTGGCGATCGCACGCGCGCTGGTCAACGACCCGAAAATCTTGTTGGCGGATGAGCCGACCGGAAATCTCGATCCGGAGTTGACGATGGAAATCATGGAGTTGCTCCGCGAAATCAACCTCCGCGGAACCACGATCCTACTGGCCACGCACGACCGGCGGTTGGTGGAACACGTTCGACGGCGCGAAGTCGCCCTTCATGAAGGGAAATTGATTCAGGTATGA
- a CDS encoding permease-like cell division protein FtsX yields the protein MKALRIAGYLVASAFHSIRNTVLLHFVATVSIGVAFLIILGTWVFFYNAKSALVGSHARTHVSAFYERGRDIADIPKIQTSYCRRTYVQSCLFRSGEEARAIFVEQNPDLKGAVASLKQNPFSASIEMELDPDFRDLREIQRLAAELKTLPGVEAVDDGGEWVGRWVRLLGLADWLMWTLGMATALAMIFVVANTIALVIYSRRDEVEILRLVGATDFQVRVPFLLEGLIQGGIGALLALGGLRLLLLLLQIHLFSEIGSFVQLIVKPPSVHFQIAAVLAGGLIGVVGSAVATGRFLRT from the coding sequence ATGAAAGCGCTCCGGATCGCAGGGTACTTGGTCGCCTCGGCGTTTCATTCCATCCGGAACACGGTTCTGCTCCATTTTGTCGCCACGGTGTCGATCGGCGTGGCTTTTCTCATCATTCTGGGGACGTGGGTTTTCTTTTACAACGCCAAATCGGCTCTGGTCGGATCGCACGCCCGAACCCATGTTTCCGCCTTCTACGAGCGGGGCCGGGATATTGCGGACATCCCGAAGATTCAAACGTCCTATTGCCGGCGAACCTATGTCCAGAGCTGTTTGTTTCGGTCCGGCGAGGAGGCCCGCGCGATCTTTGTGGAACAGAATCCGGATCTGAAAGGAGCGGTCGCCTCGCTGAAGCAGAATCCCTTCTCCGCATCGATTGAAATGGAACTTGATCCCGATTTTCGAGACCTGCGTGAAATTCAGCGCCTCGCCGCCGAATTGAAGACCTTGCCGGGCGTCGAAGCGGTGGACGACGGCGGGGAATGGGTGGGTCGCTGGGTCCGTTTGCTCGGCCTGGCCGATTGGCTGATGTGGACGCTTGGGATGGCCACGGCGTTGGCGATGATTTTTGTCGTCGCGAACACGATCGCCCTCGTCATTTATTCGCGGCGCGATGAAGTGGAAATTCTGCGCCTCGTCGGAGCCACCGATTTTCAGGTTCGCGTGCCCTTTCTTTTGGAAGGATTGATTCAAGGAGGGATCGGAGCCTTGTTGGCGCTGGGAGGTCTCCGACTTCTTCTGCTGCTGCTGCAGATTCATCTTTTTTCCGAGATCGGGAGTTTCGTTCAACTGATCGTCAAGCCGCCCTCCGTTCATTTTCAGATCGCCGCCGTCTTGGCCGGCGGCTTGATCGGTGTCGTCGGAAGCGCGGTCGCCACCGGTAGGTTCTTACGCACATGA
- a CDS encoding peptidoglycan DD-metalloendopeptidase family protein: protein MRRMGAAWMFLLLVAPAVGAQPRVNSQQKSVGDFEKRLSEQRLHLQHLSSREGALLREFDQDSRKLDGLAEEISRLEMEEVENERDIRATSTEVEQLKFQIESTQEEIGRRLRRMYMGGTPNYLHLYLAAGTLEDLRGRNRLVRQWLAYDQERVDQYKDRVRQLQSLQRNLESDRRRQEKTLSDLSRNKSELDRERAVRNQMLAMVQSQQDFYKRSIRELEDAAKDLERLVKTLEAARAEQESHFAQMKGKLPLPVRGALEQSFGPYLDTRLKTTVHHKGVDLRAKTGAPIRAVFDGRIVHSGWFTGYGKILILDHGGGYFSLYAHASKLLKKAGDVVAVGEPIAEVGDTSSLKGAYLYFELRYKGISQDPWPWFAHER from the coding sequence ATGAGGCGCATGGGGGCGGCATGGATGTTTCTGCTCTTGGTTGCGCCGGCGGTTGGAGCCCAACCTCGGGTCAATTCGCAGCAAAAGAGTGTCGGTGATTTTGAAAAGAGACTTTCCGAACAGCGCCTGCATCTACAGCATCTGTCGAGCCGGGAAGGCGCGCTACTCCGGGAGTTCGATCAAGATTCCCGGAAATTGGATGGACTTGCGGAGGAGATTTCACGATTGGAAATGGAAGAGGTCGAAAACGAAAGGGATATTCGGGCCACATCGACCGAAGTGGAACAATTGAAATTTCAGATCGAATCCACGCAAGAGGAGATCGGCCGCCGCCTGCGGCGGATGTATATGGGAGGAACTCCCAACTATCTCCACCTTTACCTCGCCGCCGGGACACTCGAGGATTTGCGCGGGCGCAATCGCCTCGTCCGCCAGTGGCTCGCCTACGACCAGGAACGGGTGGATCAGTACAAAGATCGCGTACGCCAGCTGCAGAGTTTGCAAAGAAATCTGGAATCGGACCGCCGGCGCCAGGAAAAAACCTTGTCCGATCTAAGTCGGAACAAGTCGGAGTTGGACCGTGAGCGCGCCGTCCGGAATCAAATGTTGGCCATGGTTCAAAGCCAGCAAGATTTTTATAAACGAAGCATTCGGGAGCTGGAGGACGCGGCGAAGGATCTGGAACGTTTGGTCAAAACGTTGGAAGCGGCGCGGGCGGAACAGGAATCTCACTTCGCCCAAATGAAGGGCAAGCTCCCGCTTCCGGTGCGCGGCGCGCTGGAACAATCCTTCGGCCCGTATCTCGATACGCGGCTCAAGACCACCGTTCATCACAAGGGGGTCGACCTGCGGGCGAAAACGGGCGCGCCGATCCGCGCCGTATTTGACGGTCGGATCGTCCACTCGGGATGGTTCACCGGCTATGGTAAGATTCTGATTCTCGATCACGGGGGTGGATATTTCTCTCTTTATGCGCACGCTTCGAAACTTCTCAAAAAGGCCGGTGACGTGGTGGCGGTCGGAGAACCGATCGCGGAAGTGGGCGACACCAGTTCCTTGAAGGGGGCTTATCTTTATTTCGAACTCCGGTACAAAGGAATTTCCCAGGATCCGTGGCCTTGGTTTGCTCATGAACGATAA
- a CDS encoding S41 family peptidase — translation MKSMLALLIAVFFLLPGAWAKSDETFRKLEVLSKVLSYVEANYVEDVSNSKLLDGAIKGLLNDLDPHTVYMPPDSYREMKVDTKGEFGGLGIEVSMKDDNLIVVAPIEDTPAARAGVKAGDQIVKIDGLSTKGMSLLDAVKKMRGPNGSKIVLTLLREGQTAPFDVSMRRETIQLKSVSSELIEKSYGYFRIKAFQEKTARELTRDYDRLLKQAGGTFKGVILDLRNNPGGLLDQAIRVADEFLDAGAIVSTIGRKGAFQEVEMAHKEGTRPYSPLITLVNEGSASASEIVAGALQDHGRSVILGTQTFGKGSVQTIIDLDDGSGLKLTIAHYYTPKGRSIQAKGITPDIVVSAVPPPQPDDANFVREKDLKGHFETPRPVQKEEPEKPKGKKTTELDLEGDIQLKRALEYLKTWEVFRTTVAAQGLKS, via the coding sequence ATGAAATCGATGTTGGCTTTGTTGATCGCTGTATTTTTCCTTTTGCCCGGCGCTTGGGCCAAGAGCGATGAAACATTTCGAAAGCTCGAGGTTCTCTCGAAGGTGCTGAGCTACGTCGAGGCGAATTACGTCGAGGATGTTTCGAATTCCAAGCTTCTCGACGGGGCGATCAAGGGACTTTTGAACGACCTGGATCCCCATACCGTTTATATGCCGCCCGACAGCTATCGCGAGATGAAAGTCGATACAAAAGGGGAATTCGGCGGCCTGGGAATCGAAGTCAGCATGAAAGACGACAACCTGATCGTGGTCGCGCCGATCGAGGACACGCCGGCCGCTCGCGCGGGCGTCAAAGCCGGGGACCAGATTGTTAAGATCGACGGACTGTCGACGAAGGGAATGTCGCTGCTGGACGCCGTAAAAAAAATGCGGGGACCGAACGGGTCAAAAATCGTGCTCACTCTCCTAAGGGAGGGCCAGACGGCTCCGTTTGATGTTTCCATGCGGCGGGAGACGATTCAACTCAAGAGCGTCTCTTCGGAACTGATCGAAAAATCGTACGGATATTTTCGAATCAAAGCGTTTCAGGAAAAGACGGCCCGTGAATTGACACGAGACTACGACCGTCTGCTCAAACAAGCGGGCGGCACATTCAAAGGGGTGATCTTGGATCTTCGGAACAACCCTGGAGGACTGTTGGACCAAGCGATTCGTGTGGCTGACGAATTCCTCGACGCCGGTGCCATCGTTTCCACCATCGGCAGGAAAGGGGCTTTTCAAGAAGTGGAGATGGCGCACAAGGAAGGGACGCGTCCGTATTCCCCGCTCATCACGTTGGTGAACGAAGGATCGGCCTCGGCATCCGAAATCGTCGCCGGCGCCCTGCAGGATCATGGACGTTCGGTCATCCTCGGAACGCAGACGTTCGGGAAAGGCTCGGTGCAAACGATCATCGATCTGGACGACGGATCGGGGCTGAAACTGACGATCGCCCACTATTACACGCCGAAGGGGCGGTCGATTCAGGCGAAGGGGATTACGCCCGATATCGTCGTTTCGGCGGTTCCTCCTCCGCAACCGGACGACGCGAATTTCGTTCGGGAAAAGGACCTCAAAGGCCACTTCGAAACGCCTCGGCCGGTCCAAAAAGAGGAGCCGGAAAAGCCGAAAGGAAAAAAGACAACTGAGCTGGACTTGGAAGGGGACATTCAGCTCAAACGGGCTTTGGAATATCTGAAGACGTGGGAGGTTTTCCGGACGACCGTAGCCGCCCAAGGCCTCAAATCCTGA